The nucleotide window CCGAGAAGCCAAATTTGAGTACTTCTTCCTGGGCCGAGAAACCTTTTATCCGCTTGATAAACGTCTGTCAAGATCGGTTGAGGCACTCTCCCAAGCCATAGGAGGACTGCGAAGTGCGCTCGAAAACCAATTCACTCTACTCAGAGAGGTTCCCAACCTGGAAGATACCTTCCCTTCACCGAAGCCCACAGGGATGACATCCACCTTGAATCGAGCCATTTCTGCATATATTGATGGTGGAGGTCAAACATTGTCTGACATTGATGAATCTGGAGAGAGTGAGGAAGAACGGCTGGCGGCGAGAAACAAATCGGATACCGCTCTAGACGTAGCCCCCGCTTTCCAAGAGCCTTCTGACATCTTtgccctcttcatcaacatgcTCGGCCCGTCAATCAAGTCGCTAGCTCATACACTATCAGAAATCCTGCGTGAGCCTGCATTTGGACAGGACCCGAACAAAGACATCGCGGTAAACGAACAGTTGAGGGAGAGCCTTCGCGATGCTCTGAATCTTTACAATAATGCAAGATCAGAGTCGTTACAGGAGCTTTACCGTACCATTCAGATCGGACGTGCTAGATCTGAGAAGATTCAAGCGGACATCGAAGAAGTTGCTGCAGCCTGTGGGCATTTCTCCTTCAGTTTACAGGCTGTAGCTGAAGAGACTGATGCATATTTGGATGTACTAGAGGACATCAAGTACACGACTGAGACAGCGCCGCGTTCATGGAGTTGGCTCAAATTCTGGAGGTACTTCGGCCGGACTGAACCTTCAGACAAAGACAGGATTGAAGATCCGGAACGCGAGAGCTTGATACAGAAACCACCTGTGCCGAGACTGCGGAAATCTCAAATGCCCAAAGGTATTCCAGATACAATGGTCGCACGGCGAGATACCTTCAACTGGGACGCTGCCCCACAGTCTAGCAGAGTCAAAAGAAGAGTCGCTCAGAAAATGCTCAAGATTTCCCGATTCATCGTACGGGAGGACATACTTTTTGGTATCAAAGTTGGCATTGGTGCTCTTCTCTGGGCCATGCTTGCTTTCATACCAAGCACAAGACCTATTTATCAGACATGGAGAGGTGAATGGGGTCTCCTTTCCTTCATGATCGTGGCGGCTATGACAACTGGCTCAGCGAATACTACTGGAACTGCCAGATTCAAAGGTACCCTGATTGGCGCAGCCTTTGCCGTGGTGTGCTGGACTGTCAGCCAAGGTAATGGCATTGCACTGGTGTTTCTGGGTGGCCTTGTAGCTTTGTTCAACTTCTACGTGATTTTggtcatcaagaaggctcCACTGGGTAGAATTGCTTTGTTAGCATACAACGTGAGCACCCTTTATGCCTACAGCATCTCGCAAGAtgtcgacgatgacgacgatgacgagggaGGATCCAACCCCCTGATTTTGGACATTGCCTGGCATCGAGTTGTTGCGGTCACTCTAGGCATCGTATGGGGTATTGTCGTTTGCCGAGTCCTCTGGCCGATTTCTGGTCGAAAGAAGTTCCGTGAAGGACTTTCTGTCCTGTACCTCCAGATGGGTCTCATATGGAAGCGTGGCCCTCTTACTGTGTCGCTTAATAAGGATAGCACACATAATAACACGCTTGACTACATGCGCGAGGGCGAACAGGCGGCTCTTCAACGATATGGTAGGCACTCACTGCCACATCTTTCTTAATCGCGCTAACTCTGTGACAGCCTTCAAACTTGCAAGCCTGCGAACGGCTGCGAAGTCCGAATTTGAGCTTCGCGGTCCATTCCCAGACGCAGCTTATGGGCGCATTATGCgctccaccaaaaacatgCTTAATGGTTTCTATGCTATGCGTCTCATCACATCGAAACGAAATCAATTAACAGAAGGCGAGCGGGCATTGTTAGAGTACACAAGCACTGAGAGAGCTCTCCTTTGCCAGCGCATATGTCACGTCTTTCAAGTTATCGCTTCGTGCCTTATGCTAGAATACCCCTTGACCGATGCCATCCCTACGGTTGAGAACAACAAGGACCGACTCTTAGGGAAAATCTACCAATTCCGCAAGGAGCACATGAATACGGATCTTTCGGGCGACGAGTCCCCTCTGGTTGTTCAAGAGAGTGATTATGCTTTGCTGTACGCATACACACTCGTTACGCTACAAGTGGCAGCTGAATTAAACAAGGTGAGGGCCGAGATCGAAGCCCTGTATGGAGTCTTACACGAGGAAGCTCTGCTGCTGCAATAGAGGAGGAAGGCTTGTCAAACAGGAGGTACATGGTCTTTTGCATACTTAGCCATTCATGATACCAGACTTCCATGTTCAACGCGTGGTGAGTTGGCGCGTTTTCTGTGTCCTGTGTATT belongs to Fusarium oxysporum Fo47 chromosome V, complete sequence and includes:
- a CDS encoding Fusaric acid resistance protein-like-domain-containing protein translates to MHLTQTNYEEVESDCQNVSPTKFNTCFHTVEEIPAHESTNHLSRPSEAPYSFERRLPLVLKTRNLDAKVAQIVKLTRAEAKLVVAASGTSIITGEHNRAYQEDIQEEIIPHLSSLDFPAEGLFMRLDRCSPKDGRQAVPGRLSLHSTTDIIIGLITSQRARNGILKSLEGGSPTVDLTFLPFNKRMGSEREYRVYCVPETGAVSAVSQYCWHKQWHFDCEEHENQTRAVDQIWEGIQTIHKSILHDLDPDDRLDQLLLKQGLSFDVFYDETDETLQLVELNVFGARSGCGSCLFHWINDWDQLYGHCERVEFRVARGNKKHTSVSGVTGSLRYSQYEAVSIADRSPTLAARGACMLSVILIFKTIILAMSSATGSSNLAWPPKQRPSQRTKLKNGTFIIPRTGERSRSEFSLSTSTNAVVADDINKKPKYQSFEAAESFGDRIHIIAHNVKTAFILTWLWLHTEEGHGVLKCTLAYVLGSMGTFFPPLTAFLGNRDGKHVSATITVYFHPARTVGSMLEATVIAVVAVFYAEVISMLSMGIAIAMRSQLGLTAAAHVLILIICIGGGLGFVGWVKQRLNSPLVNVGSTLASIAIISVITKEEGVQGGYFDDDKIVQVLKLLLVGITCTLTVNVLVWRISARRVLRRSIMTATSSLGDKLSSITKGFLSGTEDEFWTSEYGRVSARYNSAYTTMNSTLREAKFEYFFLGRETFYPLDKRLSRSVEALSQAIGGLRSALENQFTLLREVPNLEDTFPSPKPTGMTSTLNRAISAYIDGGGQTLSDIDESGESEEERLAARNKSDTALDVAPAFQEPSDIFALFINMLGPSIKSLAHTLSEILREPAFGQDPNKDIAVNEQLRESLRDALNLYNNARSESLQELYRTIQIGRARSEKIQADIEEVAAACGHFSFSLQAVAEETDAYLDVLEDIKYTTETAPRSWSWLKFWRYFGRTEPSDKDRIEDPERESLIQKPPVPRLRKSQMPKGIPDTMVARRDTFNWDAAPQSSRVKRRVAQKMLKISRFIVREDILFGIKVGIGALLWAMLAFIPSTRPIYQTWRGEWGLLSFMIVAAMTTGSANTTGTARFKGTLIGAAFAVVCWTVSQGNGIALVFLGGLVALFNFYVILVIKKAPLGRIALLAYNVSTLYAYSISQDVDDDDDDEGGSNPLILDIAWHRVVAVTLGIVWGIVVCRVLWPISGRKKFREGLSVLYLQMGLIWKRGPLTVSLNKDSTHNNTLDYMREGEQAALQRYAFKLASLRTAAKSEFELRGPFPDAAYGRIMRSTKNMLNGFYAMRLITSKRNQLTEGERALLEYTSTERALLCQRICHVFQVIASCLMLEYPLTDAIPTVENNKDRLLGKIYQFRKEHMNTDLSGDESPLVVQESDYALLYAYTLVTLQVAAELNKVRAEIEALYGVLHEEALLLQ